The following are encoded in a window of Platichthys flesus chromosome 19, fPlaFle2.1, whole genome shotgun sequence genomic DNA:
- the arid6 gene encoding AT-rich interaction domain 6 — MAQTEKTRELVDEIQEEQFLKDLYIFMRKKDMPIERIPHLGFKQIDLFVMFKTVEDLGGYHQVTAQQLWKQVYNRLGGNPRSTSAATCTRRHYEKLLLTYECHKRGIVMNALPQHQPRLLHDVNFNKDDEDGQRPAKRKLLSVPLQQSAPQLQSDAHGNIFPLPLHYSQYYRPNRAVLTPYVPLSPPMLTSQNPPSPEPQFPFCPPHPNPTDRVKKPLEHLRHLAEQYKTSSGLAEPLNLSVKAQSQETNRNPASSFAPPSSSKNPKFLNQPSPLYAPHYPPVVRNDGCEAPDDDANVTPYSYPVKEGEEYVIDVDALTDSSSPNLEPSLMTDEGITTMAPKPSSLETDYIIRPKNDRKGSPEVGGLNISYARPSPPQDNGGKMEIQIPLSMFHSWLRLCGSSAQIHGAKQLQSPPTLEAQSGQRNCSDPDILPTNLSLRSDPQPWSPAAEDLRLRPRAAPSPTPTIQANSTSQNHITSYKPLPSGGILKHASSRDVYPVDQQDNIQSYSSQVSRCWDTYDKETHTAHIRGKVASSPITVQQDFTTTSLYQDAPKGGKERSEMAPSALLMVNSSSLLHLTTEEVMKLKKIISNSS, encoded by the exons ATggcacaaacagagaaaaccagAGAGCTGGTGGACGAGATCCAGGAGGAACAGTTTCTTAAAGACCTCTACATTTTCATGAGGAAGAAAGACATGCCGATAGAGAGGATCCCACATCTGGGCTTCAAACAAA TTGACTTGTTTGTGATGTTCAAGACTGTCGAGGACTTGGGAGGATACCACCAG GTAACTGCGCAGCAGCTGTGGAAGCAAGTTTACAACAGGCTTGGAGGAAACCCCAGAAGCACGAGTGCAGCCACGTGCACTCGCAGACACTATGAAAA GCTACTTCTGACATATGAATGTCACAAGAGAGGAATTGTGATGAATGCCTTGCCTCAGCATCAGCCGAGACTCTTGCATGATGTCAACTTCAACAAAGACGACGAGGATGGCCAGAGACCAGCCAAACGCAAACTGTTGTCAGTGCCGCTGCAACAG AGCGCTCCTCAGCTCCAGTCAGATGCACATGGAAACATCTTCCCTCTTCCACTCCACTACTCTCAATACTATCGCCCAAACCGTGCAGTTCTGACCCCGTATGTCCCGTTGTCCCCCCCCATGTTGACATCGCAGAATCCCCCTTCCCCCGAGCCACAGTTCCCTTTCTGTCCACCTCATCCAAATCCAACAGACAGGGTCAAGAAGCCACTGGAGCACTTGCGCCACCTGGCAGAACAGTACAAGACCTCATCCGGGCTGGCTGAGCCCCTGAACCTGAGTGTCAAAGCCCAAAGCCAGGAGACCAACAGAAACCCTGCCTCATCCTTCGCTCCACCTTCATCCAGCAAGAACCCAAAGTTTTTGAACCAACCCTCACCTCTGTACGCACCCCATTATCCTCCGGTGGTGAGAAACGATGGATGCGAGGCTCCAGATGACGATGCAAATGTCACACCGTACTCGTATCCTGTTAAAGAAGGGGAGGAGTATGTCATTGATGTCGACGCTCTAACAGACTCAAGCAGCCCCAACCTTGAACCTTCTCTGATGACAGATGAAGGCATCACAACTATGGCACCAAAACCCAGCTCTCTGGAAACAGACTATATAATCCGGCCAAAAAATGACAGGAAGGGCAGTCCAGAAGTAGGGGGGCTTAATATCAGCTACGCTCGGCCCAGCCCCCCTCAAGACAACGGAGGCAAGATGGAAATACAGATACCGCTGTCTATGTTCCACAGCTGGCTCAGGCTTTGTGGGTCCTCAGCCCAGATTCATGGAGCTAAGCAGCTACAGTCACCTCCTACACTGGAGGCACAATCAGGACAGAGGAACTGCTCGGATCCAGACATACTCCCCACCAATCTCTCCCTACGCTCAGATCCCCAACCCTGGAGCCCAGCTGCTGAGGATCTGAGGCTGAGGCCGAGGGCAGCACCAAGCCCCACACCAACCATCCAGGCAAATAGCACGAGCCAAAACCATATCACCAGCTACAAGCCTTTGCCCTCAGGTGGCATTCTGAAGCACGCATCCAGCCGAGATGTCTACCCAGTAGACCAGCAGGATAATATTCAGTCGTACAGCTCCCAAGTCTCACGATGCTGGGACACCTACGACAAAGAGACCCACACCGCCCACATCCGAGGGAAAGTCGCATCCAGTCCCATCACAGTTCAGCAAGACTTTACTACTACGTCCTTGTACCAAGACGCACCcaagggaggaaaagaaaggtcAGAGATGGCGCCCTCAGCCTTGCTAATGGTGAATTCCAGCTCTCTGCTGCACCTCACCACTGAAGAGGTGATGAAGCTGAAGAAAATCATCTCGAACTCATCATGA
- the LOC133974638 gene encoding rhotekin-like, producing MNEITQDKELLRHIEREVRMREGASKLLAACSRREQALEASKSLLACNARILALLSQLQKRRKAQILRGVGRRSSEDAVPCTGKVALSDLRVPLMWKDSEYFKNKGELHRCAVFCLLQCGTEIYDTGLVMVDRTLTDICFEDTIVFTEVDPGFHIRVELYSCCVVEDFSPGALGPRRVSRLGGSLGCSSGKKIRAAFESAAVCGSASSGGGVHQGYSSPLLSTHLSKLGPKYNLLAHTTLRIEHVQEGFKTHDLSLAAAEDSPYWLPLYGNMCCRLVAQPLCMIQPVILGQLDVKLGEDLDCWENLYGVLRGQSLLCYQSGEEPESEEKPLLVIPIRKDTLVCALERDAVHTQRIHMTTQCQGEDVSYTLTMHVPEDTQRWSEALVQHIYNISQWRQCCHHLMKIEMPSPRKSIVVRQGSLYHEIVTPSSPGDGLVAPDLSLEIRTLLSSYYKESY from the exons ATGAATGAAATCACTCAG GACAAGGAGTTGCTAAGGCACATTGAGAGGGAGGTGCGGATGCGGGAGGGTGCCAGTAAGCTGCTGGCCGCCTGTTCCCGAAGAGAGCAGGCCCTGGAGGCCTCAAAGAGCCTGCTGGCCTGCAACGCCCGCATCCTGGCCCTGCTCAGCCAactgcagaagaggaggaaagctCAAATCCTACGGGGAGTAGGACGCAG gtcatctGAAGACGCAGTGCCGTGCACCGGAAAAGTAGCCCTTTCAG ACCTTCGGGTCCCGCTCATGTGGAAAGACTCAGAGTACTTCAAAAACAAAGGAG AGCTGCATCGCTGTGCCGTGTTCTGCCTGCTTCAGTGTGGCACAGAGATCTATGACACCGGCCTAGTGATGGTGGACAGGACCTTAACTGACATCTGCTTTGAAGACACGATCGTATT CACTGAGGTGGATCCAGGCTTCCATATTCGTGTTGAGCTCTACAGCTGTTGTGTGGTGGAGGATTTCTCCCCCGGGGCTCTAGGACCCAGGAGAGTGAGCCGTCTGGGGGGCTCTCTGGGATGCTCCTCTGGGAAGAAGATCCGTGCTGCGTTCGagtctgcagctgtttgtgggTCTGCTTCCAGTGGAGGAGGCGTACACCAGGGGTACTCGTCGCCACTTTTATCCACTCATCTGTCTAAACT GGGCCCAAAGTACAACCTGCTGGCTCACACCACACTGAGAATCGAACATGTGCAGGAGGGTTTCAAGACCCATGATTTGTCCTTGGCGGCAGCGG AGGACAGTCCATACTGGTTGCCCCTCTATGGAAATATGTGCTGCCGCTTGGTTGCTCAGCCTCTGTGCATGATTCAACCAGTCATACTTGGTCAACTGGATGTTAAG CTTGGAGAGGACCTTGATTGCTGGGAAAACCTCTATGGGGTCCTCAGGGGACAAAGTCTCCTTTGCTATCAGAGTGGAGAAGAGCCGGAGTCCGAGGAGAAGCCATTACTTGTGATCCCCATCAGAAAG GATACGCTTGTCTGTGCGTTGGAGAGAGATGCTGTTCATACCCAGAGAATACACATGACTACACAGTGTCAAGGAGAGGATGTATCCTACACACTGACCATGCACGTACCTGAAGACACGCAGCGCTGGAGCGAGGCCCTGGTGCAACACATCTACAACATAA GCCAGTGGAGGCAGTGTTGTCATCACCTCATGAAGATTGAAATGCCGAGCCCAAGGAAATCCATCGTGGTGAGGCAGGGATCGCTATACCATGAAATAG TGACACCCTCGTCTCCCGGAGACGGTCTCGTGGCCCCTGATTTATCTTTAGAGATCCGCACTTTGCTCTCTTCCTACTACAAGGAAAG TTATTGA